In the Pieris napi chromosome 19, ilPieNapi1.2, whole genome shotgun sequence genome, one interval contains:
- the LOC125059344 gene encoding protein sprouty, translating into MDEYGGPAAPPRPPKPAARVHRTGAASSARQPVSLLRPRPQAERERNAYVEAPRRAPPTPRAHASAAQPLKPVTAQPAAAADKRRAAALAADSIVCENCGRCRCEQCARPRPLPQRWLCGSCLCSAEACVDYASCMCCAKALFYHCGSGEGEAEPCAGGARLACVAALSVPLPCLWLYWPLRALAAAGAAAYARCRRSGCRCPERPPLSSII; encoded by the coding sequence ATGGACGAGTATGGCGGGCCGGCGGCGCCGCCCCGGCCGCCCAAGCCGGCGGCGCGCGTGCACCGTACGGGCGCCGCCAGCTCCGCGCGCCAGCCTGTGTCGCTGTTGCGGCCGCGGCCCCAAGCGGAGCGCGAGCGGAATGCCTACGTCGAGGCCCCGCGTCGCGCGCCGCCGACCCCGCGAGCCCACGCTTCAGCCGCGCAGCCGCTAAAGCCGGTGACGGCGCAGCCGGCCGCCGCCGCGGATAAGCGTCGCGCTGCCGCGCTCGCCGCCGATTCCATAGTGTGCGAGAATTGTGGCCGCTGCCGCTGCGAGCAGTGTGCGCGGCCGCGGCCTCTGCCTCAACGATGGCTGTGCGGCTCGTGCCTATGCAGCGCAGAGGCGTGCGTGGACTACGCGTCGTGTATGTGCTGCGCTAAAGCGCTGTTCTACCACTGCGGGAGCGGCGAGGGCGAAGCGGAGCCGTGCGCGGGCGGCGCTCGGCTGGCGTGTGTGGCGGCACTGTCGGTGCCGCTGCCGTGCCTGTGGCTTTACTGGCCTCTCCGTGCGCTTGCGGCGGCGGGCGCGGCGGCCTACGCGCGCTGTCGCCGCTCCGGCTGCCGCTGCCCCGAGCGGCCGCCGCTCTCCAGTATTATCTAG